The Pedobacter roseus genome contains a region encoding:
- the moeB gene encoding HesA/MoeB/ThiF family protein, producing MLIKEELSRYNRQMILPELGLKGQEKLKAAKLLIIGAGGLGCPVLQYLAAAGVGTIGIVDDDVVELSNLHRQILYNHTDIGLSKAKTAATKLKLLNPYMDFTAYHERFTADNAIAICQNYELVIDCSDNFTTRYLVNDTCVSLEKTLIFGSILQFEGQVAVFNHHGGPNYRDLYPVPPTENITCVEGGVIGILPGIIGLYMANEAIKLICGIGQTLSGKLMTIDALNNTVLVFKIAQEKQPEMVKKEVIIETTKEIDKITLDQWLSESPDEIFLIDVREDYEHEEGNIGGMNISLYELTASLETIPKNKKLVCYCQTGQRSKMAVQLLEEVYKGEVYSLIGSLG from the coding sequence ATGTTAATAAAAGAAGAACTGAGCCGCTATAACAGGCAGATGATTTTGCCCGAATTAGGTTTAAAAGGGCAAGAAAAGTTAAAAGCCGCCAAATTATTGATCATTGGTGCCGGCGGATTAGGCTGTCCTGTATTGCAATATTTGGCCGCAGCCGGTGTCGGAACAATCGGAATTGTAGATGATGATGTGGTAGAACTGAGCAACCTGCACCGGCAGATTTTATATAACCATACCGATATCGGTCTATCGAAAGCAAAAACTGCTGCAACAAAACTCAAGTTACTTAATCCGTATATGGATTTCACTGCTTATCACGAACGTTTTACCGCTGATAATGCGATCGCTATTTGCCAGAATTATGAGCTGGTGATCGATTGTTCGGATAATTTTACCACCCGTTACCTGGTTAACGATACCTGTGTGAGTTTAGAAAAAACACTCATTTTCGGCTCCATTTTACAGTTTGAAGGTCAGGTTGCGGTATTTAACCATCATGGAGGGCCAAATTACCGGGATCTTTATCCTGTACCCCCAACTGAAAACATTACCTGTGTAGAGGGCGGAGTAATAGGAATTTTGCCTGGAATAATCGGGTTATATATGGCCAACGAAGCGATTAAATTAATCTGTGGCATTGGCCAAACCCTTTCAGGAAAATTAATGACCATCGACGCATTGAACAATACGGTACTCGTATTCAAAATTGCGCAAGAAAAACAACCGGAAATGGTTAAAAAAGAGGTTATAATTGAAACTACGAAAGAAATTGATAAAATAACTTTAGATCAATGGCTTTCTGAATCTCCTGATGAAATTTTTCTGATCGATGTACGAGAAGATTATGAACACGAGGAAGGGAACATTGGTGGAATGAATATTTCCTTATATGAATTAACAGCTTCTCTTGAAACCATTCCAAAGAATAAAAAACTGGTGTGTTATTGCCAAACCGGGCAACGGAGCAAAATGGCAGTGCAATTATTGGAAGAGGTTTACAAAGGGGAAGTGTATAGTTTGATCGGTTCCTTAGGTTAA
- the thiH gene encoding 2-iminoacetate synthase ThiH, whose translation MKSFNEIIESYNWDDTKASIYDKTADDVERALSNPQRNLEDFKALISPAALPYLEDMAQISQRLTLDRFGRVIQMYIPLYLSNECNNICTYCGFSYDNKVRRRTLNPMEIMQEVAVIKGMGYDHVLLVTGEANQTVHTDYFKKVLDLISPHFAHISMEVQPLDVADYETLIPHGLNTVLVYQETYHQDDYRKHHPKGKKSNFLYRLETPDRLGQAGIHKMGLGVLIGLEDWRTDSFFTALHLSYLEKQYWQSKFSISFPRLRPFSGGLEPKVVMNDKELVQLICAYRLFNSEVELSISTRETQAFRNQVIKLGITAISAGSKTNPGGYEVEPQSLEQFEISDERSAQEIAAMIRKQGYEPIWKDWDMSLISKSC comes from the coding sequence ATGAAGAGTTTTAACGAAATAATCGAATCCTACAATTGGGACGATACCAAAGCCAGTATTTATGATAAAACGGCTGATGATGTTGAAAGAGCTTTGAGCAATCCACAGCGGAATCTGGAGGATTTTAAAGCGCTGATTTCTCCCGCAGCATTGCCTTATCTTGAGGACATGGCGCAGATCAGTCAGCGTTTAACTTTAGACCGTTTTGGCCGCGTGATCCAGATGTACATTCCGCTTTACCTCTCCAACGAGTGTAATAATATATGTACCTATTGTGGTTTCAGTTACGACAATAAGGTAAGGCGCAGAACGCTCAATCCGATGGAAATTATGCAGGAAGTGGCCGTGATTAAAGGTATGGGCTACGATCATGTATTATTGGTAACAGGTGAAGCTAACCAAACGGTACATACCGATTATTTTAAAAAAGTATTGGACCTGATCAGTCCGCATTTTGCCCATATTTCGATGGAAGTGCAGCCGCTGGATGTAGCCGATTATGAAACCCTGATTCCGCATGGCTTGAATACCGTGTTGGTTTATCAGGAAACCTATCACCAGGACGATTACCGTAAACACCACCCTAAAGGCAAAAAATCAAACTTTCTATACCGTCTAGAAACTCCCGATCGCTTGGGGCAGGCAGGCATCCATAAAATGGGATTGGGTGTGCTGATTGGCCTGGAAGACTGGCGGACTGATTCATTTTTTACGGCCCTGCACCTATCCTATCTTGAAAAACAATATTGGCAGAGTAAATTCAGTATCTCTTTCCCAAGGTTACGCCCTTTTAGTGGTGGTTTGGAGCCAAAAGTGGTGATGAATGATAAAGAATTGGTCCAACTGATTTGTGCATACCGCTTATTTAACAGCGAAGTAGAACTCTCTATTTCTACCCGCGAAACGCAGGCATTCAGAAATCAGGTAATTAAATTGGGGATCACGGCCATTAGTGCGGGTTCTAAAACCAATCCGGGTGGTTACGAAGTAGAGCCTCAATCCTTAGAGCAGTTCGAAATATCGGATGAACGTTCGGCACAGGAAATTGCAGCGATGATTAGAAAACAAGGTTACGAACCGATTTGGAAAGATTGGGATATGAGTTTGATCAGTAAATCATGTTAA
- a CDS encoding thiazole synthase: MLTIADQTFSSRLFTGTGKFSSAKEMESALIASASELVTVALKRVDLKGKDDDILHHLKYPHINLLPNTSGVRNAKEAVFAAQLAREALETNWIKLEIHPDPKYLMPDPIETLKATEELVKLGFVVLPYIHADPVLCKRLEDVGTAAVMPLGSPIGSNKGLRTIDFLEIIISQSRVPVIVDAGIGAPSDAAKAMEIGADAVLVNTAIAIAKDPTNMAIAFKMAVEAGRMAFESKLGAQTHYAAASSPLTAFLDEEF, encoded by the coding sequence ATGTTAACCATAGCAGATCAAACCTTTAGCTCCCGCCTTTTTACCGGAACCGGCAAATTCAGTTCAGCAAAAGAAATGGAAAGCGCCTTAATCGCCTCGGCCTCCGAACTAGTTACCGTAGCGCTTAAACGTGTAGATTTAAAAGGAAAAGACGACGATATCCTCCATCACCTTAAATATCCGCATATTAATTTATTGCCCAATACGTCTGGTGTGCGTAATGCAAAAGAAGCCGTTTTTGCCGCCCAACTGGCACGCGAAGCCTTAGAAACCAATTGGATCAAACTGGAAATCCACCCCGATCCGAAATACCTCATGCCCGACCCGATTGAGACCTTAAAAGCCACTGAAGAACTGGTTAAACTCGGTTTTGTGGTGCTGCCTTATATCCATGCCGATCCGGTATTATGTAAACGTTTGGAAGATGTGGGTACCGCAGCGGTGATGCCATTAGGCTCCCCAATTGGCAGTAATAAGGGATTAAGAACGATCGATTTTTTAGAGATTATCATTAGCCAGAGCCGGGTGCCGGTAATTGTGGATGCAGGTATTGGAGCGCCATCTGATGCGGCTAAAGCCATGGAAATCGGTGCCGATGCCGTTTTGGTGAATACTGCCATTGCCATAGCTAAAGATCCGACCAATATGGCCATTGCCTTTAAGATGGCTGTAGAAGCTGGTAGAATGGCTTTCGAATCTAAATTAGGCGCGCAAACACATTATGCTGCGGCAAGCAGTCCACTAACCGCATTTTTAGATGAAGAGTTTTAA
- a CDS encoding thiamine phosphate synthase translates to MIQPLQYISQAPKTGTHIDAIKQVLEAGGKWIQLRIKNQAEAEILPFAKAAQALCESYGAKLIINDYPHLAKAVNSYGVHLGLQDMPVLEARKIIGKHQIIGGTANTFEHIRQRVAEGADYIGLGPFRFTRTKENLSPIVGLEGYQKLMEKVRKAGISIPIIAIGGIEAADIPAILETGIYGIAISAALTNQTQTAAVLEEISSKFSIHSI, encoded by the coding sequence ATGATTCAGCCCTTACAATATATCTCGCAAGCCCCTAAAACAGGTACGCATATCGACGCCATTAAGCAGGTGCTAGAGGCCGGTGGAAAGTGGATCCAGCTCCGCATAAAAAACCAGGCCGAAGCCGAAATCCTGCCTTTTGCAAAAGCTGCGCAGGCCTTATGCGAAAGTTATGGTGCCAAACTCATTATAAACGATTATCCGCACCTGGCCAAAGCCGTAAATAGTTATGGCGTGCATTTGGGGCTGCAGGATATGCCTGTTCTGGAAGCCAGAAAAATTATCGGCAAACACCAGATCATCGGAGGTACCGCAAATACTTTCGAACATATCCGGCAAAGGGTAGCTGAAGGAGCCGATTATATCGGTTTGGGCCCATTCAGGTTTACCCGTACAAAAGAAAACCTGAGTCCGATTGTGGGTTTGGAAGGTTACCAGAAGTTAATGGAAAAAGTGAGGAAAGCAGGAATAAGTATTCCCATTATCGCCATTGGCGGCATTGAAGCAGCAGATATTCCGGCTATACTCGAAACCGGAATTTACGGAATTGCCATCTCGGCAGCGCTCACCAACCAAACACAAACGGCTGCGGTTCTTGAAGAAATCAGCAGTAAATTCAGTATTCATTCGATTTAA
- a CDS encoding thiamine phosphate synthase produces the protein MELIVIAKPTVFKEESNLINQLFEAGLQVFHLRKENVDKVAYQKIIDGILPEYHPRIALHHFHSLANDYNIHRIHHTENFRKERNNGKLPENKTYSTSIHHLADMEQIGQYDYSFFGPVYNSLSKPGYQGVIPSDFRLEKKQAAPKIIALGGISLTEIDQVKAMNFDGVALLGSIWNDPSQSVTTFKKAHAKCLAYAQNLTI, from the coding sequence ATGGAACTGATTGTAATAGCAAAGCCAACGGTTTTTAAAGAAGAAAGTAACCTGATCAACCAGCTTTTCGAAGCTGGTTTACAGGTTTTTCACCTGCGCAAAGAAAATGTTGATAAGGTAGCATACCAGAAAATTATTGACGGCATTTTGCCTGAGTATCATCCGCGTATTGCTCTGCATCATTTCCATTCGCTGGCTAACGATTACAATATCCATCGGATCCACCACACCGAAAATTTCAGGAAGGAAAGGAATAATGGGAAACTGCCAGAAAATAAGACCTACAGCACTTCCATCCATCATTTGGCTGATATGGAACAGATTGGGCAATACGATTACAGTTTCTTTGGTCCGGTGTACAATAGCCTGTCTAAGCCTGGTTATCAGGGCGTAATTCCGTCAGATTTCCGTTTGGAGAAAAAACAAGCCGCCCCGAAAATCATTGCCCTTGGCGGTATCAGTTTAACCGAAATCGACCAGGTTAAAGCAATGAATTTCGATGGCGTTGCACTATTGGGTAGCATCTGGAATGATCCTTCCCAGTCTGTAACTACTTTTAAAAAAGCACATGCAAAATGCCTTGCTTATGCTCAAAATTTAACAATATAA
- the thiC gene encoding phosphomethylpyrimidine synthase ThiC → MKQEKTPNQEVISRSPFPASRKIFVPGKIHDIQVAMREISLTETKIHNGFGLTEPNPPVTVYDTSGPYTDPNAVIDVRKGIPRLREQWIKDRQDVTQLDQLSSAYGQQRLADDKLDALRFNYINKPYKAQPGANVSQMHYAKKGIITAEMEYIAIRENQQIELLNAQLGDQHEVMNHQHQGNSFGANTPRGYITPEFVRDEVAAGRAVIPCNINHPELEPMIIGRNFLVKINANIGNSAVTSTIEEEVEKAVWACRWGADTIMDLSTGKNIHETREWIIRNSPVPIGTVPIYQALEKVNGKAEDLTWEIFRDTLIEQAEQGVDYFTIHAGVLLRYVPLTAKRITGIVSRGGSIMAKWCLAHHKENFLYTHFEEICEIMKAYDVAFSLGDGLRPGCIADANDAAQFSELETLGELTKIAWKHDVQTIIEGPGHVPMHLIKANMEKQLEHCSEAPFYTLGPLTTDIAPGYDHITSAIGAAMIGWFGTAMLCYVTPKEHLGLPNKKDVKDGVITYKIAAHAADLAKGHPGAQYRDNALSKARFEFRWEDQFNLSLDPDTAKEFHDETLPAEGAKIAHFCSMCGPNFCSMKITQDVREYAAKQGVAADEALAKGMEEKSKEFTEKGSEIYS, encoded by the coding sequence ATGAAACAAGAAAAAACACCAAACCAGGAAGTCATCAGCCGTAGTCCGTTTCCGGCTTCACGCAAAATATTTGTGCCTGGAAAAATCCACGATATCCAGGTGGCCATGCGCGAAATCAGTTTAACCGAAACTAAAATTCACAACGGATTTGGCCTGACCGAACCCAATCCACCCGTAACCGTGTACGATACCAGTGGCCCTTATACCGACCCAAATGCGGTTATTGATGTACGGAAAGGAATTCCCAGGCTAAGGGAACAATGGATTAAAGACAGGCAGGATGTTACGCAGCTTGATCAGTTATCTTCTGCTTACGGGCAACAACGCCTTGCAGATGACAAACTTGATGCTTTGCGTTTTAATTATATCAATAAACCTTATAAAGCCCAGCCGGGTGCCAATGTATCGCAGATGCATTATGCTAAAAAAGGCATCATTACGGCCGAAATGGAATACATTGCCATCAGGGAAAACCAGCAGATCGAACTGTTAAATGCTCAATTGGGCGATCAGCACGAGGTAATGAATCACCAGCATCAGGGTAATAGTTTTGGTGCCAATACTCCAAGGGGATACATTACGCCAGAATTTGTACGGGATGAAGTGGCCGCCGGACGTGCGGTAATCCCTTGCAACATTAACCACCCTGAACTCGAACCGATGATTATCGGCCGTAATTTCCTGGTGAAAATCAATGCCAATATTGGTAATTCCGCGGTTACCTCTACCATCGAAGAAGAAGTAGAAAAAGCTGTTTGGGCCTGCCGTTGGGGTGCAGATACCATTATGGACCTTTCTACGGGAAAAAACATTCACGAAACCCGCGAATGGATTATCCGCAATTCACCAGTACCCATCGGTACCGTTCCGATTTATCAGGCTTTGGAGAAAGTAAATGGCAAAGCCGAAGACCTGACCTGGGAAATCTTCCGCGATACACTGATAGAGCAGGCTGAGCAAGGTGTAGATTATTTTACAATCCATGCGGGGGTACTGCTCCGTTATGTGCCATTAACCGCTAAAAGAATTACCGGAATTGTTTCGCGTGGCGGATCGATTATGGCTAAATGGTGCCTTGCCCATCATAAGGAAAACTTCCTTTATACCCATTTTGAGGAAATCTGTGAGATCATGAAAGCTTACGATGTGGCTTTTTCTTTAGGTGATGGTTTAAGGCCTGGCTGTATTGCCGATGCCAACGATGCCGCGCAGTTTTCGGAGCTTGAAACCTTGGGCGAACTGACCAAAATTGCCTGGAAACATGATGTACAGACCATTATCGAAGGACCTGGTCACGTGCCAATGCACCTCATCAAAGCCAATATGGAGAAGCAGCTTGAACATTGTTCGGAAGCTCCTTTTTACACTTTAGGACCCCTGACTACTGACATTGCGCCGGGTTATGATCACATTACCTCGGCCATTGGTGCGGCTATGATCGGTTGGTTTGGAACGGCCATGCTGTGTTATGTTACTCCAAAAGAACATTTGGGTTTACCGAATAAAAAAGATGTGAAAGATGGTGTAATTACCTATAAAATTGCCGCACATGCCGCCGATCTGGCTAAAGGTCACCCAGGCGCGCAATACCGCGATAATGCTTTGAGTAAAGCGAGGTTCGAATTTAGGTGGGAAGACCAGTTTAATTTATCGCTCGATCCGGATACGGCAAAAGAATTTCATGATGAAACCCTGCCTGCAGAAGGTGCCAAGATTGCGCATTTCTGTTCGATGTGCGGGCCAAATTTCTGCTCGATGAAAATTACACAGGATGTGCGCGAGTATGCTGCAAAACAAGGTGTAGCTGCAGATGAGGCTTTAGCCAAAGGCATGGAGGAAAAATCGAAAGAGTTTACCGAAAAAGGAAGCGAAATTTATTCTTAG
- the thiS gene encoding sulfur carrier protein ThiS: MEVTINNQNYLLNEACSIEQMLAAVISTETNGLAIAVNQTIISKSVWDTHVLNPGDQVILIKATQGGDRRIE, encoded by the coding sequence ATGGAAGTAACTATCAACAATCAAAACTACCTGCTCAACGAGGCCTGTTCCATCGAACAGATGCTTGCTGCTGTCATTTCAACCGAGACGAATGGCCTTGCCATTGCCGTTAACCAAACCATCATTTCCAAATCTGTTTGGGATACGCATGTATTAAACCCAGGCGATCAGGTTATACTCATTAAAGCCACTCAGGGGGGTGATAGAAGGATTGAATGA